In one window of Plasmodium berghei ANKA genome assembly, chromosome: 14 DNA:
- a CDS encoding ATP-dependent RNA helicase DRS1, putative has product MQNEIEKENKECSNLNENIKCINNEERSEEMERKDDEKENLLIEKNTLWSDLHISRPLLKVLYELKFENPTYIQKDVIPLALEGKSILANSETGSGKTLAFVLPMLERLLYSPNIKLRKENRKSICITKALILLPTRELAMQCYEVINNLTKYSPITCSLFCGGIDPKEQENEYKKKKDIFVCTPGRILDLLLNSSNDFINFLEIVIFDEADKLLELGFKEECLKILDVCKFKKQILFFSATLTKDIKELANFSLRNPIFIQSENKNKDGKSKGDINTQMNKNLKSFKISENLHQEFLNIINEKYRKATLLHLCNEVYKKNCIIFFKTRKETHLMYILLKLLNFKCEELHGLLTQKKRIESILKFKNQEVDFLLCTELASRGIDIDHIKYVINYSLPANVVKYVHRIGRTARIGKQGTSCTFFLPKEKENVKKIIKGVKKNNNSKIYKRVISEEKILYWDNIIKKNNKKMKEILENENVEKEIEKSNISINKIKNLITFKDEIYNRPRKTWFISNKEKSKLRKMNFKNGVMKSEAHLDKDGNKAKESIKENESDNNNRGKKHNNDNIKKKNRNKRKLDDQEVEEEDVKKKLKSYRSIIRDLKLNILPNKKDKNNKLKWNKKNEDENDHKGDFKIHKNFNKNRRNMNKRRK; this is encoded by the coding sequence atgcaaAACGAAATTgagaaagaaaataaagaatgtagtaatttaaatgaaaacataaaatgtataaacaATGAAGAAAGGAGTGAAGAAATGGAAAGAAAAGATGATGAAAAGGAAAATTTATtgatagaaaaaaatactcTTTGGAGTGATTTGCATATTTCAAGGCCACTTTTGAAAGTTTTATACGAATTAAAATTTGAGAATCcaacatatatacaaaaagaTGTTATTCCATTAGCATTAGAAGGAAAAAGTATTTTAGCTAACTCTGAAACTGGATCAGGTAAAACATTAGCATTTGTACTTCCAATGTTAGAAAGATTATTATATAGtccaaatataaaattaagaaaagaaaatagaaaaagTATATGTATAACAAAAGCATTAATACTTTTACCAACTAGGGAACTAGCTATGCAATGCTATGAGgtcataaataatttaacaaaatattctCCAATAACTTGCTCTCTTTTTTGTGGTGGTATAGATCCAAAGGAAcaagaaaatgaatataaaaaaaaaaaagatatatttgtttgtaCCCCTGGTAGGATTTtagatttattattaaattcttctaatgattttataaattttttagaaataGTAATTTTTGATGAAGCAGATAAATTATTAGAATTAGGTTTTAAAGAAGAGtgcttaaaaatattagatgtttgtaaatttaaaaaacagatattatttttttcagcAACATTAacaaaagatataaaagaGCTAgctaatttttcattacgTAAtcctatatttattcaatctgaaaataaaaataaagatggCAAAAGTAAAGGAGATATAAATACACAAATGAATAAgaatttaaaaagttttaaaatatcTGAAAATTTGCATCaagaatttttaaatattattaatgaaaaatatagaaaagcAACTCTTTTACATTTATGTAATGAggtgtataaaaaaaattgcataattttttttaagaccAGAAAAGAAACACatttaatgtatatattattaaaattacttaattttaaatgtgAAGAATTGCATGGTTTATTAACGCAAAAAAAGAGAATTGAatcaatattaaaatttaaaaatcaagaagttgattttttattatgtacTGAGTTAGCATCCCGAGGAATAGATATAgatcatataaaatatgttattaaTTATAGTTTGCCAGCTAATGTGGtaaaatatgtacataGAATTGGTAGAACGGCAAGAATAGGAAAACAAGGAACTTCTTGTACTTTTTTCTTACCAaaagaaaaggaaaatgtgaaaaaaataataaaaggtgtaaaaaaaaataataattcaaaaatatataaaagagTTATATcagaagaaaaaatattatattgggataatataataaaaaaaaataataaaaaaatgaaagaaatTTTGGAGAATGAAAATgttgaaaaagaaatagaaaaatcGAATATTTcgattaataaaattaaaaacttAATTACATTTAAagatgaaatatataatagacCAAGAAAAACATGGtttatatcaaataaagaaaaatccAAATTgagaaaaatgaatttcAAAAATGGGGTAATGAAATCAGAAGCACATTTAGATAAAGATGGAAATAAAGCAAAAGAAAGcattaaagaaaatgaaagtgataataataatcgtggtaaaaaacataataatgacaatattaaaaagaaaaatagaaataaaagaaaattagaTGACCAAGAGGTCGAAGAAGAAgatgtgaaaaaaaaactaaaaagTTATCGTTCAATTATAAGagatttaaaattaaatattttaccgaataaaaaagataagaataataagttaaaatggaataaaaaaaatgaggaTGAAAATGATCATAAAGGTGATTTtaaaattcataaaaattttaataaaaataggaggaatatgaataaaaggCGAAAATAA